The Suricata suricatta isolate VVHF042 chromosome 16, meerkat_22Aug2017_6uvM2_HiC, whole genome shotgun sequence genome contains the following window.
AGTCTTGCGGAGGTGTCCTGGCAGCAGGAAGAATGCTCCCATTGTatggatggagaaactgagtTTCGAGAGGAGTGACCTCCCAAGGACAGCCAGCCCcgcaggaggaggcaggggttAGGAGCCAGGGTTTGGTGGCCTTGTCACTGAATAGCTGTGCAACTAGGAGATATAATCTCTCCAGGTCTCAGTTTACACATCTCTAAAATGGACATTACAGTAATGCCCGTCTCCTAGTTATGGTAAGATTAAATGACAGCATGTCCACTGCCTGGCGCACAGTCGTACTCAGCAAACGGTGACCAGTGAtgtcactcactcattcattcattcattcattcattcattcattctacaactATTTCCTggggacctactgtgtgccaggacaGGCCCCAACCAGCCGGACAAGATGCTTGCCCTCATGGGGCTGATGATCTAGTCAGGCAGACAGACAACAAAGGAATATATTCAGGATCCCAGAGCAGACCCACCTGCGGCCCACACCTGAGCTGGTCCAACGCCTTCCCACAGCAACCCGGCTGGGTTCACGGTCCTCGCACCCAGGTTGGAAAGGCCAAGTCttagggagaggcagaaggcAACTTTTCAAGGCCCGATTGGCCTAGTGGTGGGGCTGCAAGCCCCCACCCTCTTCTGTAACCCCCCCCCACACTGGGGGTGGGTAGAGAAGAGAGGACAGCTTGAGGAACCACCACTATCAAGAGGCAGCTCTAAGCGCGGCCTTGGCCGCAGGCCACCCCCACCAGTGCAGAGCCATCCTGTTCCCCAGGTTAGGGTGACTGGATCCAAAAGACCTGCCCCGAACTGGACCCGGGAGTGGTGGCCAggctctcccccgccccctcgcTGCAGGGACCAGCAGAATGTGTTTGGGGGTGtctgtgggggaggagggctgggtgtCCTATATCCAAAATGCTTCCTCCTCGGGCTCTCCTGAGTGGGGGTGGATGGGAGTGGTGGACAAAGGCCCCGTGGGGGAGAGACACAGCCGCCCCGTGGCCTGGGAACAAGGGCAGCTTTGTGGGACTGAGAACAATGGACGGGGGCCTGGGCAGGCGTGGGATCccgggcctgggggtggggacccGTTAGCAGGGGCTGGGAACTGTGGGGACGGCAGGCTCCCTCCGCCCGGTCCAGCCTGGCCCTCCGCTGAGGGACACTCTGGGGGTGGTTGGGGGGATGGGCCCACATTCAGACCCCACAATGGAGCTCTGTGTGCCGGCTGCGAAGGGGCGGGGGCGCAGGCTTCGGGCCCATCGGCCCACATTCCCTTGCTTTGCTCCCAGCTGGCCAGACCTTGGGtccccggggggtgggggaaggcggGGAGCTCTGGGCTTGGCTCCGGGGTCCCCCAGGAGATGATGGCTGAGGCCCTGCGCTCCTAGGATCCCccagcaggcagggaggggatgGCGGGACCCTGAAGTGAGAGGTGCTCCTGTCTGGATGCCTGAGGGAAGGATGCGGATTGGGTGTGGGGCCAGCAtcctggggggggcgggtggcGTTCTCCTGGGGCTGGGAGCTACGGGGTTCCGCTCCAGTGAGGCGCGGGTTAAatctgtccccccccccactccacccaCCATTAGCATCACAATGACGTCCCAGGGCAgggggggaagtgggggggggctTCCCGTTACCTTGGCAACTGGTGGGGGCCAGGCTGGAGACGTTCGTTCCCACGGAGGGCTGGACCAATGGGGCCGGGGTGGGAGCGGGACTGGGCGCGTGAGCGGGTGGTGGGGGCAGCAGCCCCAGGGTCCCAGGGCAGGTTGTGAtttcccatccctccccctctcagcgCCGGCATTGGCATCGGTTTCTATGGCAACAGCGAGACCAGTGATGGGGTGTCCCAGCTCAGCTCGGCGCTGCTGCATGCCAACCACACGCTCAGCGCCATAGACCACCTGGTGAGGGGCCATGCAGGGGCCGGACCCCAGCTCTGCATACCCCCAGACCGGGACACAGGGCTACCTCCCCGGGAGTCCGGACCCAAACTCAGAACCCACACCTGAAACTTAGGACCCCAGACTCAGAACTTCAGGTTGCAACTTGTGGACCTCCCACTGGACACCTGGACCCCCATCCCTGGGTGCAACCAGGACCTTAACCCAGATCTggaacgtggggcttgaacccagaccCTGTTCACACTTGGTCTCTACCTGGGACCCAAGCCACTGAGCGCCCAGGGCTCCTGATGGAGGCCACAGaactctacccctccctccttccctcattccACAGATGTCCTAGCCCCTCGATCTCAGACACCAGCCACCGCTCACCCCTGCTTCACCCCCACAACTCtgtcccccaaccccagcctccCCCAAAGAATGCCCTCCCCTgaccccagcctcacccctgcacgCAGGTGCTGGAAATGGTGGAGAGGCTGGGCGAGGCCGTGAGGACCGAGCTGACCAGCCTGGAGGAGGTGCTTGCGCAGCGCACCGAGCTGGTGGCCGCAGCGCGGGGCGCCCGGCGGCAGGCAGAGGCCATGGCCCAGCAGCTGCAGGGGCTGGCCTTCTGGCGGGGAGTGCCCTTGAGCCCCCTGCAGGTGGCCGAAGATGTGTCCTTTGTGGAGGAGTACAGGTGGGTGACGGCGCCTCCCTGCCCCGTGCGGCAGGGGTTCTCACCCTGGGCGCCTGCGCCGCCGGGGACATCGGGCCACCTCGGGAGACGTGTCTGGTCGTCACCGCTGGGGACAGGGCCCTAGAGACCGGAGATGcgtcctacaatgcacaggacggCCCCTGCAGCACCGGGTGACCTGTCCCAAGTGTCAGCAGTGCCCAGGCCGAGAAACCCTGTGACAGAGTTGGTCGAGTCGCCCCCGCCACCTCACCCCAGTGCCATCCGCTCACTCCCGCCCAGCCTGGCTCTGCTCTTGTCACCCATCCATCCCTCTGACACGCGCACCCACTCCACACAGTGATTTAGCGCCTTCTGGTGCAAGAGAGACGTGCCCAGGTGGTTGGGGCTCTAGAGCCAGAGGGCCATTCCCTCACCagttctgtgcctcagtgtcccgaTCTGTAAAACGGGAACAATGGATAGCGTTCCCCTCATTGGACTCTTGAGGATTAGACGCGTCTGTATCTGTTGAGTGCTTGCAATAGCGCATCCTATACAGTTGTCTGTCAAAACGTACGTTTTTATTAAGACCgagcaatgaacaaaacacagCATTTCCTACCCGTCTTCCGGTAAAGGGGCCAATAAGAAACACGCACACGAGCAAAACATTTTCTCTATGGTGCCGGGCGATAAGAACTTTGGAGAAAACGGGGCAGGAGAGAGCgatgggctggggacaggggccGGCGGTTGGAGCGTGCACTGGCAGGGGCGGCGACCCGATATTTGAAGGAGGGACAGAACAAACCCTGCAGACTTCTGGGGCCACCTTCCCAGCGGCCAGCGCGATGGCgttctccctgctcctgctgctaGGGGTTCCCTCTCTTGCTTGTCCGACACCCTCTGCGGGCCCTGTGCCCGGGGCGGAGGCAGACCAGGACGGAAGCAGTCTGTGGCAAGGGCACCACCGTGGGCCATCGGACGGGCCTGGGTCCCAGTGAGGACAGTTCTGCTTCGTGGCTAAGCCCAGAGGCCGCACgtgccaggccccagccccctTCCAGGGGTCCCGGGCGCTGTGCAGGCTCCGCCAGGGTGAGGCAGGCCCACCACCACCAGGAAACATCTGACAGGAGAGTGCTGGCACTTGAGAGCCATGGTGGCCAGCTTCCTGCAAGGGACACAGGGCCCCTGCAGGGAGAGCTTCCTGGCAGCATTCCTGGAGGCTGAGAGCAGGAGTTCAGGGCAGCACAACTAGGGCAGAAGGCTGGGCTGCCCCTGATGGCAGGGAGAGTGCAGCTGCTGTGTGCGTGCACGGTGTGTGCCGTGTGTGCCGTGTGCGTGTGCGGCATGTGCcgtgtgcatgtgcctgtgagTTGTGCCGTGTGCATGTGCTGTGTGCGGTGTGTGCCGTGTGCATGTGCTGTGTGCGGCAGGTGATGCGCCGTGTGTGGTGCGTGGTGCGGGCCCTGTGCATGTGCAGCGGGGACACTGGCAGCAAAGGCCTGGAGATCTCCCGGGCACTTGGCCAGCTCCTTCCCCGGGAAGGAGGGTCCCCCGCCTCGGCACAGCTGCGTGGGGAGCACGGAGAGTGAAGCTGTGTACCGAGCACTCACTACGTCCTGCACTCCATGGGCGTGAATCACTCCCTGACTCCTGACTAGATGACACCTGCAGCTCCCTGGCTACCGCGCGAGGTCACACTGAAGTGTCCGCGTGCTCggcaccctctctgcccctccactagcCTCACGACATCCTCTTGGAGCATGTGCTGGTGTTCTCCCCCACGGTGCAGgcggggaaaccaaggcacaggggGCAAAGTCCCTGAGACGAGGGTTGCATGCAGCTAGGAGGCGGAGAGAGGCTGGCCCTGAGCCTCAGCGCACGCCTGGGAATGACTCCCTTCACTCCGCGGACTGTCACTCGTGCCTGGTGGCAGGGCTTCTGCACGCTGCTATCGGGGGAGGGTCCAGGCGCCGGGCCGGACCTCAGCCCTGACCGGCTGCGGCGGCCGCCTCCCAGTGCACCCTGTTCACAATGAGCCAGCCACGGCGGGAGCCATTCCTCCCAGCTGAGTCCTGGGCTGGGTCTGTGTCACTCTCGTCCCTCCTCCAGGTGGCTGGCCTacgtcctgctgctgctgctggagctgCTGGTGTGCCTCTTCACGCTCCTGGGCCTGGCGAAGCAGAGCAAGTGGCTGGTGATCGTGTAAGCGCCGCACCCACGCGGCGGCACTCGGGGGCCTCTTCCTGTCCCACGCGCTCCTGCGAGGGGTACCCCTACTGTCCTTCccgcctggagctgcttccgttTCCTGCCCCTGAGCTTGCCTGGAGGCCCCGGGCTGGGCCCGGCAATGGAGACATCCGGCCAGTGCTGGCCCGAGAGGCGCAGGGCAGACCGGAAACACGGGATTTGAGGCCACGCAAGTGTCCCCAAAGTCTGGAAGCCAGGCTTTGGTGGTGCTGAGGATGGGGGTGCGCACCCAACTGCCCGGGAGCGAGGGGCCCTCAGGCACCTGCCCGATAGTGGAAGGATGTGGGGCAGAAGGCGGCCACACCTGAGGCTCTGTGGCCCTTGCGTGGCTCACGGGGATCTCACTACCACACTCGTTACTTAACGGCTTGTTCTGCGTGGCCAGCTCTCTTCTGGAACCCACACGCTAACCCTGTGAGGAGGGGCTTTCCTTCTCCCCACTGGACACAGGGgagactggggctcagagaggtaggGCCGCTTGctcagggccacacagccaggaagtgctGGAGCTGGTGTTCGACTCAGGGCCAGCCTATCCCATTCAGAGGAGCCCTTGTGTCCTCCCAGCCTCTGGGGGCCCTGCTGGGCTCTCCAGTCTCCATGCCCACCCCAGGTCAGGCTTACAGACGGGGACCACCCTCCAGCGCTAACCCTCACCCCCAGACCCCAGCTCTGGAGAAAGCCCCGGCTGCAATTTCAGCCCTGGCCAGGCCCCCACTCCTTGGAGGAGGAGTCTGGACAGAGCAGGCGGCTGAGCAAGCTACGCTCAAGCCCGGGAGGCAGGCCTGGGGGTTACCGGGCTCCTGGGGATTCAAGGCCAGGAAACAGAGTCCAGAGCAGGCGGTAGCTCTCCCAGAATCCgggagcaaggcaggggcagagctgggctggggtctGGGGTGCTGGCTTGCCAGCCCAGGGCCCCTCTCACTgtcctccccctcacccccaggcagCAGCCAGAGGTTCAGTTTGACATCAACAACCACAGATGTACAACCTGCACTCacggcccccacccccgccctgttTCTCCACCCCTAATTCTGGTCCTCTAGGCTCTAGAGGGCTGTAGGGAAGGGGGGTGGTCATGGGATTtggggtggaggaaggaaagaggtgagGCAGGGAGAGTAAGAAACCCAGAACCCCAAGTCCAATCCCCTCCCCCTTTATAGGATGACAGTGATGAGTCTCCTGGTTCTCGTCCTGAGCTGGGGCTCCATGGGGCTGGAGGCAGCTGCAGCTGTGGTGAGTGCTGGCGGCCAGGCCCCTGGGCCTCTGGGGCTAGCAACCTTGACTCCTGGATCCTGGGGCAGATCCTGAGGGGAAGGACCTGGGGCCAGGATCACAGGTTCAAGGTCTAGATCCTGAGGGTTGGAAGTTAGAGCCTTAGACACATGTATTCtaagggaggaggggctggggcaggacccctgggtctgagggaggaggggctgggggcNNNNNNNNNNNNNNNNNNNNNNNNNNNNNNNNNNNNNNNNNNNNNNNNNNNNNNNNNNNNNNNNNNNNNNNNNNNNNNNNNNNNNNNNNNNNNNNNNNNNcctgggtctgagggaggaggtgcTGGGGGTCAGGattcctgggtctgagggaggaggggctgggggtcaggacccctgggtctgaggaaggagggggctgggggtctggactcctggtctgagggaggagaggctggagggctggacccctgggtctgagggaggaggggctggggcttgGAACCCTGGCCACCCAAGGCTGGGGGTGGGTTGTTATCCAGTCACTGAGCTCTGTGTGAGTGTGGTCTGAGCCCTTTTTCCTGATGCTTCTCTCAGGGCCTCAGTGACTTCTGCTCCAGCCCTGACGCCTACATCCTGAACCTGACCCAGGAGGAGACTGGGCTCGACTCAGGTGATCCCATCAACCCAGCACAGGCCCTGGGTCCTCAGGCCTCTGCGCCCAGTCCCGCCTGCACTCAGTCTCTGAAGCTCTCAGCACCTCTCCTGATGggctggaaagagagagggatacagaagcTGGAGTCAGGAGAGGGGAGACCAGAGCAGGGGTTGGGCCCACCTCCCAGGACAGGGAGGAAGTAGGAGCCCAGCTTAGTCAAGGACAGAAGAACGGGTCTGGGGAGTGTGGAGACCCGCGGGTTTCTGACTGTGGCTGGAGAAGGGAGGGTGTGTTAGCCTGTCCCTGAAGGCTAGGCCACTGGGACTACAGCAGGGgcctgagctggggagaggccccTGGCCCTGCGGGTAGAGAGACAGGGCCCGCCCCTTTCCCACCTGCCTCCTAGGGAGGCGCTGGGGACCCAGGCTCATGgcctccccctctttccctcccgcTTCAGACATCCTGAACTATTATTTCCTCTGCAACCAGGCAGTCTCCAACCCCTTTCAACAGGTTAGGGGTACGGGCAAGGGTGCCGGGCGGAGGAGGACGGGCTGGGGCCTGGACTGCAGATTCGGGGGGCGGAGGCAGGCGCCAGGATGCTGAGGGGGCTGGGGGCGTCGACTACCCAgtcctccctctgtcttcccgCAGAGGCTGACTCTGTCCCAGCGAGCTCTGGCCAACATCCACTCCCAGCTGCAAGGCCTGGAGCGAGAAGCTGTCCCCCAGTTCCCTGATGCGCAGGTGCGCACCCCACCTCTCACCAGGGGAAGGAGGCGGGGCGGTGGGCGGGGCCTGCCGAGAGGGGCGGACCCGGGGACGTTGCAGCCTTAGGAGTATGTGGGGTAACACTCCACTCCCGTGCAGAAGCCTCTGCTGTCCTTGGAGGAGACGCTCAATGTGACAGAAGGCAACTTCCACCAGTTGGTGGCTCTGCTGCACTGTCGCGGCCTACACAAGGTGAGCTCTGTCCCCGTGTCCAGATTTTTCTTCCAGGGAGCCCTCTGGTCTTTCTCCCACTGACCCCGAGAAATCCTTACGTTTATCTCTATTATTTATCTGCCCTGTAGCTCttctctacctacctacctacccacccacctacccaccaCCTATCTATAGCCTATATTCCTCCTTCCcgcccgccccacccctccctccctcccttcctcctggagCCTGTGCAGCTTAGGGAACTCTGGAGCAAGACATGCCTGGGTTCCAGTCCTAGCTCCTGACCTCAGACAACTCACtgcccactctgtgcctcagtttcctcacttataTAACCGGGGTTGCAGGGGATCCGTAGCTGTAAAGCTCTcgtgggtgggggaggtgggggggtctCACCATCCTGAGGCAGCAGGGGTGGGCAGGCATCCCAGAGAAAGAATGGCTGGTGTCCTACAGGCTCAGTCGCTTTGGGCTCCGCCGCAGCCGTGTGTCCACTGGCAGGTGAGCGTCCCTGAATCCCGGTgtcggccccccccccccccccccccggtgaaAGGAGGGAGAGGACACTTGCTTTCCCTCGCGGGACCGCGGTCCTCCCTGCACAGGGCTTTGCCATGTGCGTGCGCTACACGTGGTGGCTCCCTGAGCCCTCTCTCGTGATCCGAAGGGAACGCGGTCATTGCCCCCATCTAACGGACATGGAAGATGAGGCTCAGAGGGCGGGTCTCCCACaggcctccttcctctccctccgtGAGCCCCCGCAACCTCAGCCCTCTTCCTCAGCCTACCCCCACCTCAGGGCCCCCTGCAGCTCAGGCCTCTCCTCCCCCGGGGGACACATGCCTCCTCGCCTTGTGGTGTGTCCCCCACGGGGTTGCCAGACCTACCAAGCGACAAATAACCTCTTTACCGTTAGGCATGTCCCATCCATATTGGAAAGGTGCTGGTACTAAAATGTTTTGCTGTCAggcatctgaaattcaaatctaaGTGGGCATCCTGCCTTTGTTCTGGAGACCCTACCTGGGATCTGAACTGGCCCTGGGTGTGATCACATACATCCCTTCCATTGCTCCCACTGTCCCCAAAGCTTCGGAGGTCTGCACTCTAAccaggggatggggggagggggagacaacGGAGCAATAGTCAGAGTTGCTGAACTCCTGAGCTGCAAAATCCTAGGAAGCAGCCCTGATTTTCCATGTAAGGGCAGACTGGGGCCCACAGACTTGTCCGTGGTCCAGGCCAGCACTGGGCTGGACTGCACTTCCCAAGGCTCctgtggagagggaagggagggagggaggagggtgggccgGAGTCTCCTCTTCCACTGGTGCACCGTGTGACCCTTGGCTTCAGTTTCCACTCTCTGGGCTTTAGGGTCTCCGCATATTAAAATCAGGATTGAGGGACATCAGTGATAAAGTGCCAGGAGGGTGGCTCTGGAGCCTCCCAGACCTGGCTCCAATCCTAGCTCTGCCCCTTCTAGCCTGTGTGACTCTGGGTAAGTCGCTTGCTCTCTCTGGGCTTCAACTTTCTGCCACTGCAAAAGGCAGCAGTGAGGATAGGTGCCTGATACAGTAACAACAGAACGCCCCACTGCCCTGACAGACCCCTCCTGTGGGCCACACTGGCTCAgtaccaggcacccctgccccccacccaggggcTCAAGCCAGAAACCTAGGTACATCCTTTTTGCTGTCTGTCCTTACCTCCTACAGCCATTCCCCAGGCAAGTTCTGTTGGCCCTTCCTCTGAAACCCATCCAGACTCTGAGCATGGCTCCCTGCCACTGCTGTACCCTGGTCACCCCCTCACCTCCCGCCCATTttccctgtcccccctcccccatctgtccTCCTGAAACAGCTAGCAGCTGGGTGAGCCTCTCACACACAATCCGATCAAGTTCTTTCTCGGCTAAAACCCTCCAGTGACTCTCCTGCACACGGATTAACGTCCAGCCCCACGCCTCACCTGCAGAGGGCCCAGGCTGGTCCTAGCTCTGTCCCTCGGCACCCCCTCCCTGTGCAGGCCACAGCAGCCCTCGGACAGCTCCAGGGCTGGAGCGGAGACGTGCTTCCCTGGCCAGGTCAGCCCCCACTGCCAGGGACCCGCACTGCCTTCTGGTCCTCTCTCGGCTTCCTGTGATCTGAAATGACCTTGCTGCGTGCCAGGTGCCATTCTGAGGCCGTGGCTCTTCTGAGCGTGGTTCTGAGCCAGAGATcctgcccccaggggacatttggcagtgCATGGAGACATGTCTCCCTGTTGTCACAACCAGGGAGGGGATgccactggcatctagtgggtagaaccCAGACGGGCTGCCCAACATCAGTGCGCAGGACAGCCCTGAACCTGACTGGGGCTGAGCTGGTGTGGCGGCTGGGGGCGCGGTGGAGAGGTCACGAGTTGGGTTTATACCTCCAGGTACAGTAATGACTGTGCTTGGAGCACCTCCAGTGTCCTAGTACTGAGTCCAGAtgacaggggaggaaactgaaacacagagaggcCGGGTGACGTGTCCAGCAGGGCACAGCCCGGTGGACTGTCTGAACCGGGACACtatgtgttgggggggggggaaggggcactgccggctgaccctcccctgcctaccCTAGGACTATGGCGCTGCCCTCCGGGGCCTGTGTGAGGACGCCCTGGAAGgcctgctcttccttctgctcttctccctcctaTCTGCGGGGGCCCTAGCCACTGCCCTCTGCAGCCTGCCCCGTGCCTGGGCCCTCTTCCCGCCCAggtcaggaggggaggggctggtggggaggggtagaggtggggggctgggccctcttcctgcccaggtcaggaggggagggggcaagggaggggcagtggtggggggcTGAGCCAGGTCAGGAAGGGAGTGAGGGCGTGGTCCTGGGAGCCGTGCTTGGGGGCAGACACCCTGGTCGCTCGTGTTGGGGAGCCTCCTGATGGTCTCCCATCCTGCCTCTCTGCCACTCAGTGACGACTATGACGACACAGATGATGACGACCCTTTCAACCCTCAGGTAGTGGGCccttggggctgggggaggggatgggggcctGCACCACAGGCCCAGACCCCTCCGTGCCCCCTCCCCAATCTCCCCGCAGGAATCCAAGCGCTTTGTGCAGTGGCAGTCATCCATCTGAGCCCCTCCTCCACGCCGGACTGAGCCCGTGACCCCCACCCCGGTGAGCTTCCAGAGAGTGACACCGCGGCTCCAAGCCGCCGCTGTTCTCCTGTCCCTCACTCTGGGACTCTGGGCACCGGGGCGGCCCTGCCATCTTCATCAGcccctgtgtctgcctctccctccggTTTCTTCACTGGCGGCCGGAGAAGACCCCACTGCCTCAGCCTGACCGGGCTCCCACCACTAACAGCATCTCTACCACACGCCCCTATGGAGGGGGCAGgccggggcctggggctggcaAGGAGGGGCAGCTAGCGAGCCCCGCACCCTTCGCCCCTGGCCATCAGGCCCATCCTTGCAGGGACACATGTGCCTGGCCCCAGGGTGCTTAGGGCTGTGACCTCCACTTGCGGCACTAACTTGGGAATGGGTTGAtttgaaataaaagggaaaactttattttataagcAGCGGGTCCTTATTTCTCTCCTCCCTGATCTCGCCTCCTGGTTGGGGCCCACGAGACCCTTCACCGAGGCCTCCTGGCTGCCAGGCATTTTGGTTTCCATTAGGGCTCTGCAGTGACTCCAAAggcattgttattttaaataatgaggaggaggaggattatGAGGATGACAACTTTTTTGCCTGATTCTAAAAGCAGGATGCAGGTCCTGACCCAGGAAGAGGCAGGTCTCCCTGGATCCGAACAGACGACCCAGAAATAGATCTCAGAGTGTATGTACAGGACAGAAGACAGATGTCAAGTCAGCGTGAAGGCGCTGCTTCGTTTCAAAGGTCTGTGGACACTGTGGATCCCCATCTGGAAGAAAACGTACTAGGTACAACAGGCAAAAACCTAAACGTAgaaaagggaaaggggcagaagtaTCTCAGAGAGTAAGTAAGAGATTCTGTATCTAGTACACCTTGGTTAGAA
Protein-coding sequences here:
- the TTYH1 gene encoding protein tweety homolog 1 isoform X1 yields the protein MGAAPGYRPSAWVHLLHQLPRADFQLHPVPSGFAPQEQEYQQALLLVAALAGLGLGLSLIFIAVYLIRFCCCRPPEPPGAKSPPPGGGCVTWSCIAALLVGCAGIGIGFYGNSETSDGVSQLSSALLHANHTLSAIDHLVLEMVERLGEAVRTELTSLEEVLAQRTELVAAARGARRQAEAMAQQLQGLAFWRGVPLSPLQVAEDVSFVEEYRWLAYVLLLLLELLVCLFTLLGLAKQSKWLVIVMTVMSLLVLVLSWGSMGLEAAAAVGLSDFCSSPDAYILNLTQEETGLDSDILNYYFLCNQAVSNPFQQRLTLSQRALANIHSQLQGLEREAVPQFPDAQKPLLSLEETLNVTEGNFHQLVALLHCRGLHKAQSLWAPPQPCVHWQDYGAALRGLCEDALEGLLFLLLFSLLSAGALATALCSLPRAWALFPPSDDYDDTDDDDPFNPQESKRFVQWQSSI
- the TTYH1 gene encoding protein tweety homolog 1 isoform X2; its protein translation is MGAAPGYRPSAWVHLLHQLPRADFQLHPVPSGFAPQEQEYQQALLLVAALAGLGLGLSLIFIAVYLIRFCCCRPPEPPGAKSPPPGGGCVTWSCIAALLVGCAGIGIGFYGNSETSDGVSQLSSALLHANHTLSAIDHLVLEMVERLGEAVRTELTSLEEVLAQRTELVAAARGARRQAEAMAQQLQGLAFWRGVPLSPLQVAEDVSFVEEYRWLAYVLLLLLELLVCLFTLLGLAKQSKWLVIVMTVMSLLVLVLSWGSMGLEAAAAVGLSDFCSSPDAYILNLTQEETGLDSDILNYYFLCNQAVSNPFQQRLTLSQRALANIHSQLQGLEREAVPQFPDAQKPLLSLEETLNVTEGNFHQLVALLHCRGLHKAQSLWAPPQPCVHWQDYGAALRGLCEDALEGLLFLLLFSLLSAGALATALCSLPRAWALFPPRNPSALCSGSHPSEPLLHAGLSP
- the TTYH1 gene encoding protein tweety homolog 1 isoform X4, with amino-acid sequence MGAAPGYRPSAWVHLLHQLPRADFQLHPVPSGFAPQEQEYQQALLLVAALAGLGLGLSLIFIAVYLIRFCCCRPPEPPGAKSPPPGGGCVTWSCIAALLVGCAGIGIGFYGNSETSDGVSQLSSALLHANHTLSAIDHLVLEMVERLGEAVRTELTSLEEVLAQRTELVAAARGARRQAEAMAQQLQGLAFWRGVPLSPLQVAEDVSFVEEYRWLAYVLLLLLELLVCLFTLLGLAKQSKWLVIVMTVMSLLVLVLSWGSMGLEAAAAVGLSDFCSSPDAYILNLTQEETGLDSDILNYYFLCNQAVSNPFQQRLTLSQRALANIHSQLQGLEREAVPQFPDAQKPLLSLEETLNVTEGNFHQLVALLHCRGLHKDYGAALRGLCEDALEGLLFLLLFSLLSAGALATALCSLPRAWALFPPRNPSALCSGSHPSEPLLHAGLSP
- the TTYH1 gene encoding protein tweety homolog 1 isoform X3; translated protein: MGAAPGYRPSAWVHLLHQLPRADFQLHPVPSGFAPQEQEYQQALLLVAALAGLGLGLSLIFIAVYLIRFCCCRPPEPPGAKSPPPGGGCVTWSCIAALLVGCAGIGIGFYGNSETSDGVSQLSSALLHANHTLSAIDHLVLEMVERLGEAVRTELTSLEEVLAQRTELVAAARGARRQAEAMAQQLQGLAFWRGVPLSPLQVAEDVSFVEEYRWLAYVLLLLLELLVCLFTLLGLAKQSKWLVIVMTVMSLLVLVLSWGSMGLEAAAAVGLSDFCSSPDAYILNLTQEETGLDSDILNYYFLCNQAVSNPFQQRLTLSQRALANIHSQLQGLEREAVPQFPDAQKPLLSLEETLNVTEGNFHQLVALLHCRGLHKDYGAALRGLCEDALEGLLFLLLFSLLSAGALATALCSLPRAWALFPPSDDYDDTDDDDPFNPQESKRFVQWQSSI